One window of the Dromaius novaehollandiae isolate bDroNov1 chromosome 25, bDroNov1.hap1, whole genome shotgun sequence genome contains the following:
- the GIPC3 gene encoding PDZ domain-containing protein GIPC3, with translation MRRAGRRGRPAEEDSPMENGVGQEPGAAEAPAAEGAPAPRAPRVRPRLVFHTQLAHGSPTGRIEGFTNVKELYAKIAEVFSISPTEILFCTLNTHKVDMQKLLGGQIGLEDFIFAHVRGETKEVEVTKTEDALGLTITDNGAGYAFIKRIKEGSIINRIQTVCVGDSIEAINDHTIVGCRHYEVARMLRELPRAQPFTLRLVQPKKAFDMIGQRTRSSKCPGEGRVASGKETLRLRAKGAATLEEGPSAFEEEAARRVDDLLESYMGIRDSELASTMVETAKESRGAAALARGLAAVLGEFAFPEEFVAEVWAAVGEAQGRQK, from the exons ATGCGGCGGGCAGGCAGGCGCGGCAGGCCGGCCGAGGAGGACAGCCCCATGGAGAACGGCGtggggcaggagccgggggcTGCCGAGGCACCCGCTGCCGAGGGTGCCCCAGCACCCCGAGCCCCCCGGGTCCGCCCGCGGCTGGTGTTTCACACCCAGCTggcccacggcagccccacgggCCGCATCGAGGGCTTCACCAACGTCAAGGAGCTCTATGCCAAAATCGCTGAGGTCTTCAGCATCTCGCCCACCGAG aTCCTCTTTTGCACGCTCAACACACACAAAGTGGACATGCAGAAGCTGCTGGGGGGGCAGATCGGCCTGGAGGACTTCATCTTTGCCCACGTCCGGGGCGAGACGAAGGAGGTGGAGGTGACCAAGACTGAGGATGCCCTGGGCCTCACCATCACGGACAACGGGGCTGGCTACGCTTTTATTAAG CGAATAAAGGAGGGGAGCATCATCAACCGCATCCAGACGGTGTGCGTGGGCGACAGCATCGAGGCCATCAACGACCACACCATCGTGGGCTGCCGGCACTACGAGGTGGCCCGGATGCTGCGGGAGCTGCCCCGGGCTCAGCCCTTCACCCTCCGCCTGGTGCAGCCCAAAAAGGCCTTTG ACATGATCGGGCAGAGGACGCGGAGCAGCAAGTGCCCGGGCGAGGGCAGAGTGGCCAGCGGGAAGGAGACGCTGCGGCTGCGGGCGAAGGGCGCTGCCACGCTGGAGGAGGGG CCCAGCGCCTTCGAGGAGGAGGCCGCCCGCCGCGTGGACGACCTGCTGGAGAGCTACATGGGCATCCGCGACAGCGAGCTGG CCTCGACCATGGTGGAGACGGCCAAGGagagccgcggcgcggcggcgctcgCCAGGGGCCTGGCCGCGGTGCTGGGCGAGTTCGCCTTCCCCGAGGAGTTCGTGGCCGAGGTGTGGGCGGCCGTCGGCGAGGCCCAGGGGCGGCAGAAGtag